The DNA sequence TCCTGCTCCTGGCCAACAGTCCCGAAGAAAATCTTTTCCTGTTGGCGGTTCGTCGTATCAACGCTGGAAACTGAACGTCTTTTGCGCCGTCTTCCGCCATCTCCTTGGCTGATGGAAATGAAGCCCTGCCGGAATCCCCGTTCCAAAAGAATCAAGGCAATCAAGAAAAGAAACGCACTGAAAATAAGGATCAGAAGGCTCCATCCCAGCCCAGCGGCAAAGCTATCGGTTATTCCGCTGGTTAAAGCAAGTGAACCCCATCCCCACGGAAAAAAATTCATGACGTGGATCAGCTGCTCTTTGCCTGCCAGCATGGTCCCAATATCCAAGTTACCTTGGCTTCCCAGCATCATTCCCGGAATCTGAAATACTAACGCGATCAAGACACCTGCCAGCCCTCCCATCAGTCCGACGGCTTCTTTGCTCCTGTGAGGCGGAACAATACGCATAACCAAAAGGTTCAGCAGTTCGGCCAGCGCTGTCCCGCTAAGCCATAAACCGCAGCCTGACAGAAAAACAAGAAGATAATAGGATGCTTTGGCCTCAAAAAGCAGACCGCAGAACACCCCCGGCAAAAAAACAAACAAGAACGCAACTAAAAGATTGCTCACAAGTACAGAGACTGTTTTCACGGCAAAAACGACCCGCAGAGGAACCGGTGCCATGAAAAGGAGTTCCAAATCTTCAGACATATACAGCGCTGCAAAAGCTGCCGTAAGACCAAAGAATATCTGGCTGGCCAGTCCCACCAGAAAGAACAGGGAGAGAAAACCCTGGACGGTCTCAGGCTGCATCGATTTCAACATCCCATAGGATATGGCCCCCATGGAAATCAGAAAACTCAAAAACACAATCATCAGGATACCCATTCCGATGAAAGTTCTCTTCCGTTGATGTTTCAGCGTGTTAAGTGTCACCCGCAGCTGATTTTTTAGCAGCAGGACAAAATCCTGAACAAACGACTTTTCCGCAGGCGGGGTATCCAGAGGCGGCGGTATGATCATTTTCACCGTTTATTCCTCCTCCAGGCTTTTGATTAATTCAGCATTCTCACGGACTCCGGTAAGTTCCAGGAAGATATCTTCCAGGCTTTCCCCACCGTGCCCAACTTTTTGTCGGAGTTCTTCAGGGCTGCCCTGCGCGATCAGCATGCCATCTTTCAGAATACCGACCCGGTGGCACATTCTCTCGGCAATCTCAAGAATATGGGTCGAAACAAATACCGCAGCACCCTGCCGGGCCATTTCCTGAAGAATATCTTTGAGGAGGCGTGCGCTGGCCGGGTCAAGGCCCACAGTCGGCTCATCCAAAAGAATCACCTTAGGCTGATGAATTAAGGCCCCCGCCAGAACAACCTTTTGTCTCATACCATGAGAGTAACCCTCCAATAGCTCATCTGCACGCTCCATG is a window from the Dehalobacter sp. DCA genome containing:
- a CDS encoding putative ABC transporter permease subunit — translated: MKMIIPPPLDTPPAEKSFVQDFVLLLKNQLRVTLNTLKHQRKRTFIGMGILMIVFLSFLISMGAISYGMLKSMQPETVQGFLSLFFLVGLASQIFFGLTAAFAALYMSEDLELLFMAPVPLRVVFAVKTVSVLVSNLLVAFLFVFLPGVFCGLLFEAKASYYLLVFLSGCGLWLSGTALAELLNLLVMRIVPPHRSKEAVGLMGGLAGVLIALVFQIPGMMLGSQGNLDIGTMLAGKEQLIHVMNFFPWGWGSLALTSGITDSFAAGLGWSLLILIFSAFLFLIALILLERGFRQGFISISQGDGGRRRKRRSVSSVDTTNRQQEKIFFGTVGQEQETVVLPASTWAGMWAVAKKDLLTLKRDTREWFSYLIPLIIMAFFVVQFLFNASASSVSSLVMVLIMYTIMFSGNLALQAFGREGESDWLLNSVPLAGWPVVWGKLTAAVLPTLLLMEALLVGTSLAVGVSTSLTLILALAAIFLSLGSSAIGLYYSIKNCRYNPDKPQMRISPSASLMMYLINFCFILILGLSLCYLFPPAELVSALRMLPSVTFEWNVQSGLLSGLYFLSRPLFWPVLFRILLGILLTSGLWLLIFFGFMTATVRQSRKGFRVELVTTSSKNRLR
- a CDS encoding ABC transporter ATP-binding protein, whose amino-acid sequence is MERVLIRTNRLTKRYGSVPVVNDLNLEVRSGEIFGFLGPNGAGKTTTIKMLTGLLDPSEGEISICDYDIRRQPTQAKALMAYVPDQPKLYNKLSAREFLHLISALYRVPKGIAKERAEQLLGIFGLMERADELLEGYSHGMRQKVVLAGALIHQPKVILLDEPTVGLDPASARLLKDILQEMARQGAAVFVSTHILEIAERMCHRVGILKDGMLIAQGSPEELRQKVGHGGESLEDIFLELTGVRENAELIKSLEEE